The following coding sequences lie in one Nycticebus coucang isolate mNycCou1 chromosome 18, mNycCou1.pri, whole genome shotgun sequence genomic window:
- the FLOT2 gene encoding flotillin-2 isoform X1, whose product MGNCHTVGPNEALVVSGGCCGSDYKQYVFGGWAWAWWCISDTQRLSLEVMTILCRCENIETSEGVPLFVTGVAQVKIMTEKELLAVACEQFLGKNVQDIKNVVLQTLEGHLRSILGTLTVEQIYQDRDQFAKLVREVAAPDVGRMGIEILSFTIKDVYDKVDYLSSLGKTQTAVVQRDADIGVAEAERDAGIREAECKKEMLDVKFMADTKIADSKRAFELQKSAFSEEVNIKTAEAQLAYELQGAREQQKIRQEEIEIEVVQRKKQIAVEAQEILRTDKELIATVRRPAEAEAHRIQQIAEGEKVKQVLLAQAEAEKIRKIGEAEAAVIEAMGKAEAERMKLKAEAYQKYGEAAKMALVLEALPQIAAKIAAPLTKVDEIVVLSGDNSKVTSEVNRLLAELPASVHALTGVDLSKIPLVKKATGAQV is encoded by the exons GGGGCTGTTGTGGTTCCGACTATAAACAGTACGTGTTTGGcggctgggcctgggcctggtggTGTATCTCCGACACTCAGAG ACTGTCTCTGGAGGTTATGACCATCCTGTGTCGCTGTGAGAATATTGAGACGTCGGAGGGGGTCCCGCTATTCGTAACAGGGGTTGCACAG GTGAAGATCATGACGGAGAAGGAGCTCCTGGCTGTGGCCTGTGAGCAGTTCCTGGGCAAGAATGTGCAGGACATCAAGAACGTCGTCCTGCAGACCCTGGAGGGGCATCTGCGCTCTATCCTTG GGACCCTGACTGTGGAGCAGATTTATCAGGACCGGGACCAGTTTGCCAAGCTTGTGCGGGAGGTGGCAGCCCCTGATGTTGGGCGCATGGGCATTGAGATCCTCAGCTTCACCATCAAG gaCGTGTATGACAAAGTGGACTATCTGAGCTCCCTGGGCAAGACGCAGACTGCCGTGGTACAAAGAGATGCTGACATTGGTGTGGCAGAGGCAGAGCGGGATGCAGGCATCCGG GAAGCTGAGTGCAAGAAGGAGATGTTGGATGTGAAATTCATGGCAGATACCAAAATTGCCGACTCCAAGCGAGCCTTCGAGCTGCAGAAGTCAGCCTTCAGTGAGGAAGTCAACATCAAG ACAGCAGAGGCCCAGTTGGCCTATGAGCTGCAAGGGGCCCGTGAGCAGCAAAAGATCCGGCAGGAGGAGATAGAGATTGAAGTTGTACAACGCAAGAAGCAGATTGCAGTGGAGGCACAAGAGATCTTACGCACAGACAAGGAACTCATTGCCACCGTGCGCCGTCCTGCCGAGGCCGAGGCCCACCGCATACAGCAGATCGCCGAGGGTGAAAA GGTGAAGCAGGTCCTCTTGGCACAGGCAGAGGCTGAGAAGATCCGCAAAATCGGGGAGGCAGAGGCCGCAGTCATTGAAGCGATGGGCAAAGCAGAGGCTGAGAGGATGAAGCTCAAGGCTGAAGCCTACCAGAAGTATGGGGAGGCAGCCAAGATGGCCTTGGTGCTAGAGGCCCTGCCCCAG ATCGCTGCCAAAATTGCTGCCCCACTGACCAAAGTTGATGAGATTGTGGTCCTCAGTGGGGACAACAGCAAGGTCACATCAGAAGTGAACCGACTGCTGGCCGAGCTGCCTGCTTCTGTGCATGCCCTCACGGGTGTGGACCTGTCCAAG ATACCCCTGGTCAAGAAGGCTACCGGTGCACAGGTGTGA
- the FLOT2 gene encoding flotillin-2 isoform X2 has translation MGNCHTVGPNEALVVSGGCCGSDYKQYVFGGWAWAWWCISDTQRISLEIMTLQPRCEDVETAEGVALTVTGVAQVKIMTEKELLAVACEQFLGKNVQDIKNVVLQTLEGHLRSILGTLTVEQIYQDRDQFAKLVREVAAPDVGRMGIEILSFTIKDVYDKVDYLSSLGKTQTAVVQRDADIGVAEAERDAGIREAECKKEMLDVKFMADTKIADSKRAFELQKSAFSEEVNIKTAEAQLAYELQGAREQQKIRQEEIEIEVVQRKKQIAVEAQEILRTDKELIATVRRPAEAEAHRIQQIAEGEKVKQVLLAQAEAEKIRKIGEAEAAVIEAMGKAEAERMKLKAEAYQKYGEAAKMALVLEALPQIAAKIAAPLTKVDEIVVLSGDNSKVTSEVNRLLAELPASVHALTGVDLSKIPLVKKATGAQV, from the exons GGGGCTGTTGTGGTTCCGACTATAAACAGTACGTGTTTGGcggctgggcctgggcctggtggTGTATCTCCGACACTCAGAG GATTTCCCTAGAGATTATGACGTTGCAGCCCCGCTGCGAGGACGTAGAGACGGCCGAGGGGGTAGCTTTAACTGTGACGGGTGTCGCCCAG GTGAAGATCATGACGGAGAAGGAGCTCCTGGCTGTGGCCTGTGAGCAGTTCCTGGGCAAGAATGTGCAGGACATCAAGAACGTCGTCCTGCAGACCCTGGAGGGGCATCTGCGCTCTATCCTTG GGACCCTGACTGTGGAGCAGATTTATCAGGACCGGGACCAGTTTGCCAAGCTTGTGCGGGAGGTGGCAGCCCCTGATGTTGGGCGCATGGGCATTGAGATCCTCAGCTTCACCATCAAG gaCGTGTATGACAAAGTGGACTATCTGAGCTCCCTGGGCAAGACGCAGACTGCCGTGGTACAAAGAGATGCTGACATTGGTGTGGCAGAGGCAGAGCGGGATGCAGGCATCCGG GAAGCTGAGTGCAAGAAGGAGATGTTGGATGTGAAATTCATGGCAGATACCAAAATTGCCGACTCCAAGCGAGCCTTCGAGCTGCAGAAGTCAGCCTTCAGTGAGGAAGTCAACATCAAG ACAGCAGAGGCCCAGTTGGCCTATGAGCTGCAAGGGGCCCGTGAGCAGCAAAAGATCCGGCAGGAGGAGATAGAGATTGAAGTTGTACAACGCAAGAAGCAGATTGCAGTGGAGGCACAAGAGATCTTACGCACAGACAAGGAACTCATTGCCACCGTGCGCCGTCCTGCCGAGGCCGAGGCCCACCGCATACAGCAGATCGCCGAGGGTGAAAA GGTGAAGCAGGTCCTCTTGGCACAGGCAGAGGCTGAGAAGATCCGCAAAATCGGGGAGGCAGAGGCCGCAGTCATTGAAGCGATGGGCAAAGCAGAGGCTGAGAGGATGAAGCTCAAGGCTGAAGCCTACCAGAAGTATGGGGAGGCAGCCAAGATGGCCTTGGTGCTAGAGGCCCTGCCCCAG ATCGCTGCCAAAATTGCTGCCCCACTGACCAAAGTTGATGAGATTGTGGTCCTCAGTGGGGACAACAGCAAGGTCACATCAGAAGTGAACCGACTGCTGGCCGAGCTGCCTGCTTCTGTGCATGCCCTCACGGGTGTGGACCTGTCCAAG ATACCCCTGGTCAAGAAGGCTACCGGTGCACAGGTGTGA